From Cognatishimia activa, one genomic window encodes:
- the rsfS gene encoding ribosome silencing factor has protein sequence MPEAAIASQGTELLELILNSLENDKAEDIVHVDLRGRSSIGDFMVICSGRSSRQVVAMSEKLVERVKAETGRVSKIEGKDTGDWVLIDTGDVIIHVFRPEVREFYQLEKMWVQGGNA, from the coding sequence ATGCCTGAAGCGGCGATCGCCTCTCAAGGCACCGAGCTCCTGGAGCTCATACTTAACTCTCTAGAAAACGACAAAGCCGAAGATATCGTGCACGTTGACCTGCGCGGGCGTTCTTCGATTGGCGATTTCATGGTGATCTGCTCTGGTCGCAGCTCCCGCCAAGTGGTGGCGATGTCAGAAAAACTGGTGGAACGCGTGAAAGCTGAAACTGGACGTGTCAGCAAAATCGAAGGTAAAGATACCGGCGATTGGGTGCTGATTGATACGGGTGATGTGATCATCCATGTCTTCCGTCCGGAAGTACGTGAGTTCTACCAGCTCGAAAAAATGTGGGTGCAGGGCGGCAACGCCTGA
- the rlmH gene encoding 23S rRNA (pseudouridine(1915)-N(3))-methyltransferase RlmH, with product MRVHICAVGRLRSGPERDLLDDYLSRFVKTGRGLGLGPVKVHEVEDRKGGGMTAEAKLLEGALPKGAVICTMDERGKVMSSPEFSQNLARRRDSGVSDLAFIIGGADGIDPSLRAQADFSISFGHMVWPHMLVRVMLAEQLYRAASILSGSPYHRA from the coding sequence ATGCGCGTGCACATTTGCGCGGTGGGCCGACTGAGGTCAGGCCCAGAACGCGATTTACTTGACGACTACCTTTCCCGTTTTGTCAAAACCGGCCGGGGGCTGGGCCTTGGGCCTGTAAAGGTGCATGAAGTCGAGGACCGCAAAGGCGGCGGTATGACGGCAGAGGCAAAGTTGCTGGAAGGCGCGCTTCCCAAAGGCGCGGTGATCTGCACTATGGATGAACGCGGAAAGGTGATGAGCTCCCCTGAGTTTTCCCAAAACCTCGCGCGTCGCAGGGACAGTGGCGTGTCGGATTTGGCCTTTATCATTGGTGGCGCTGATGGCATTGATCCAAGTCTGCGCGCGCAGGCGGATTTTTCGATCAGTTTTGGGCATATGGTCTGGCCGCATATGCTTGTGCGGGTGATGCTAGCTGAACAGCTCTATCGAGCGGCCTCTATCTTGTCTGGGTCACCCTATCACCGGGCGTAA
- a CDS encoding DUF599 domain-containing protein produces the protein MQWIDRLSLFSTPDFVGLALLFASWLVIGWFIENPPAKRPSVSYLMTFYRREWMRQFIFRDPRIFDAQILGNLRQGTAFFASATMIAIGGGLALIGNAEQLTGVASELTLMSAPTIVWEIKLILMVFFVANAFLKFVWSHRLFGYAAVIMSAVPVDPNDPHCIPRAEKAAEIGISAARSYNRGLRSIYFGLAACAWLGGGFVLMLACILTNFIVWRREFASHSRLSLLREPR, from the coding sequence ATGCAATGGATCGATCGCCTTTCACTTTTTTCGACACCTGACTTCGTTGGCCTAGCGTTGCTATTTGCAAGTTGGCTGGTAATTGGTTGGTTTATCGAAAACCCTCCGGCAAAGCGCCCAAGCGTGTCATATCTCATGACGTTTTATCGCAGAGAATGGATGCGACAGTTCATCTTCCGTGACCCGCGGATCTTTGATGCGCAAATTCTCGGGAACCTCCGCCAAGGGACGGCCTTTTTCGCCTCAGCAACTATGATCGCCATCGGTGGCGGGTTGGCGTTGATTGGCAACGCGGAGCAACTTACCGGAGTTGCGTCCGAGCTGACATTGATGAGCGCGCCTACAATCGTTTGGGAGATCAAGCTGATCCTGATGGTGTTTTTTGTGGCAAACGCGTTCTTGAAATTCGTCTGGTCTCACCGCCTGTTTGGCTACGCCGCGGTGATCATGTCTGCAGTCCCTGTCGACCCAAATGACCCTCATTGCATTCCGCGAGCCGAGAAAGCCGCAGAGATCGGTATCTCCGCTGCACGAAGCTATAACAGGGGGCTTCGGTCCATTTACTTCGGCCTCGCCGCCTGTGCATGGCTGGGCGGAGGATTTGTGCTGATGCTCGCCTGCATTTTAACGAATTTCATTGTTTGGCGCCGCGAATTTGCGAGCCACTCCCGCCTCTCTTTGCTGCGCGAACCCCGATAG
- a CDS encoding trypsin-like serine peptidase: protein MLRTLVAALCLVANIGAAQDIASHAGLRDAVGRLDMGETGFCTGALVSEDVVLTAAHCLFDKSTGRRFHLDELNYHAGLTEGTNSASSSVAAVFIHPQYQSSKKGELSNLPFDLALVKLSQPLLTLTTRTIQVAYPNLSGVPASVLSYGKGRSGSAKLQNGCSLSPHAQGIILTTCQASSGTSGAPVFQIRNGRPAIVSIVSAMAKADGTPVSLVVPVAEAIGAMQRGLASEVTPAFYRSQ, encoded by the coding sequence ATGCTGCGCACTCTAGTTGCTGCCCTATGCCTTGTTGCAAATATTGGGGCAGCTCAAGACATCGCTTCTCATGCCGGATTGCGAGATGCAGTCGGGCGTTTGGATATGGGCGAAACCGGATTTTGCACTGGCGCTTTGGTGTCTGAAGATGTGGTCCTGACTGCTGCGCACTGCCTTTTTGATAAGAGCACGGGGCGCAGGTTTCATTTAGATGAGCTAAACTATCACGCGGGTCTTACTGAAGGCACTAATTCGGCAAGTAGCAGTGTTGCTGCCGTGTTCATCCATCCTCAGTATCAGTCATCCAAAAAGGGTGAACTGAGCAATTTGCCCTTTGACCTCGCGCTCGTGAAGTTGAGTCAACCGCTTTTGACACTTACCACAAGAACCATTCAGGTGGCTTATCCAAATTTGAGTGGCGTGCCTGCAAGTGTATTGTCCTATGGGAAAGGCCGCTCTGGCTCTGCTAAGCTACAGAATGGCTGCAGCTTATCACCACACGCACAGGGTATTATCCTGACAACTTGCCAAGCAAGCTCCGGGACGAGTGGGGCGCCAGTATTTCAAATCCGCAATGGACGACCTGCCATCGTTTCGATTGTCTCCGCTATGGCGAAAGCGGACGGCACACCGGTATCGCTTGTGGTGCCCGTGGCCGAGGCGATCGGCGCCATGCAGCGGGGACTGGCATCTGAAGTTACCCCAGCATTCTATCGGTCACAGTAA
- a CDS encoding trypsin-like serine peptidase, with translation MRRFLTYLFFLCSVLPAGAGSKLEVMDTRGDMLGWEAVGRIDLAGQGFCTGVLIASDQVLTAAHCLFDQKTAQPLPADQIVFRSGYLKGSALSERRGTKLVVADGFVPGGSTMDIENVKRDVAILRLEQPIFGSEADPFRIAEGGGDGSVQVMSYGRGRAEAMSWQRRCELTREGRDLKFFDCDITFGSSGAPVFVKTGSRVRIFSLVSGTARLKDGTTIGVGMDLPNVVSDLRAKLRNGDAPTAKVSTGARRIKIGGGKSGSGAKFVRAN, from the coding sequence ATGCGGCGTTTCCTGACATACCTCTTTTTCCTCTGCTCCGTTCTTCCTGCCGGAGCTGGCTCAAAGCTTGAAGTCATGGATACACGCGGAGACATGCTGGGCTGGGAAGCGGTTGGGCGGATAGATTTGGCAGGACAGGGATTTTGCACAGGTGTGTTAATCGCTTCTGATCAAGTTCTCACGGCAGCACATTGTCTTTTTGATCAAAAGACTGCGCAGCCATTGCCTGCAGACCAGATTGTGTTTCGCAGTGGCTATCTAAAAGGCTCTGCTCTTTCAGAGCGGCGCGGCACAAAACTTGTGGTTGCGGATGGCTTTGTTCCGGGCGGTAGCACCATGGACATTGAAAATGTAAAACGGGATGTGGCTATTTTGCGGCTGGAACAGCCGATTTTCGGATCAGAAGCCGATCCGTTTCGGATCGCGGAAGGCGGTGGGGATGGCTCCGTTCAAGTCATGTCCTATGGTCGTGGTCGAGCTGAAGCAATGAGTTGGCAGCGACGTTGCGAGCTGACGCGGGAAGGTCGCGATCTGAAGTTTTTCGATTGCGATATCACCTTTGGATCATCTGGCGCTCCTGTGTTTGTAAAAACAGGGTCGCGCGTTCGTATTTTTTCTCTGGTCTCAGGAACTGCACGGCTGAAGGATGGAACAACGATCGGTGTGGGAATGGATTTGCCCAACGTCGTCTCTGACCTTCGCGCTAAACTGCGCAATGGGGATGCACCGACAGCCAAAGTGTCCACCGGAGCACGTCGGATAAAGATCGGCGGCGGCAAGTCCGGTAGCGGTGCGAAATTTGTGCGCGCGAATTAA
- a CDS encoding Hsp20 family protein, with the protein MRTYDFAPLYRASVGFDQIADMMDRVLSDNVPTSSYPPYNIEKTAEDAYRISIAVAGFSADDLGIEVKENALVVTARKSDAKDEKSYLHRGIATRAFERRFQLADHVRVNGASHEDGMLHIDLVREVPEALKPRRIEIARGGKPIEADVVDAKAVN; encoded by the coding sequence ATGCGCACATATGATTTTGCACCGCTTTACCGTGCATCCGTTGGTTTTGATCAGATCGCAGACATGATGGATCGTGTACTGTCCGATAATGTCCCAACATCCAGCTACCCACCCTACAACATCGAAAAAACCGCCGAAGATGCCTATCGCATCTCGATCGCTGTGGCTGGTTTTTCTGCAGATGACCTTGGCATCGAAGTCAAAGAAAACGCGTTGGTTGTGACCGCGCGTAAGTCTGATGCGAAAGATGAGAAATCCTATCTGCATCGCGGCATCGCAACCCGTGCCTTTGAACGCCGCTTCCAGCTGGCAGACCACGTTCGCGTGAATGGTGCAAGCCACGAAGACGGCATGCTGCACATTGATCTGGTGCGCGAAGTGCCAGAGGCATTGAAGCCACGGCGCATCGAAATTGCACGTGGCGGCAAGCCGATTGAGGCTGATGTCGTTGACGCTAAGGCTGTGAATTAA